From a region of the Cryptococcus depauperatus CBS 7841 chromosome 6, complete sequence genome:
- a CDS encoding anthranilate phosphoribosyltransferase: MTTEIDGKGQYTPETFKILLKKLVQTPEQFLPTDCAQCFQHLCVQGTTEAQAGSFLTALTLSSLDASPEIVAACASVLRQHSVAVDDLVTGSHDHDPAHGMWDYRDSDKEGDGYLGTVDIVGTGGDGWDTYNVSTTAAVVAAGAGVRVAKHGSKAATSTSGSADLLLSLDCRLSFPVSKVHTFLDHSPFLFLFAPHYHPSLAHIAPIRRSLNFRTIFNILGPLINPSKPQRMVLGVAKKELGDTFAEVLRLLNVERALVVCGKEGLDEISPEGETWTWWLENGQITTGSIHPTQDFGLPTHPLSSVRGATPDLNALTFTSILKLTSPPAHLAYPVSPDSPSYPSILDYVLLNSAALLYVSGRVSSYKEGVTLARESLQSGGAWAAFEGFRDASRKAMGEYVDVTVVEDDGGVAAKNGAVKAWLKLNRSKADTSTNERKP; the protein is encoded by the exons atGACGACTGAAATAGATGGAAAGGGCCAATACACTCCAGAAACATTCAAAATACTTCTCAAGAAACTTGTGCAGACACCAGAGCAGTTTCTACCAACAGACTGTGCGCAGTGCTTTCAGCATCTATGTGTACAGGGCACGACTGAAGCTCAG GCTGGGTCGTTCTTAACTGCACTAACTCTTTCGAGTCTTGACGCTTCGCCAGAGATCGTTGCTGCTTGCGCATCCGTTCTTCGACAACATAGCGTTGCCGTCGATGACCTTGTAACAGGCTCTCATGACCATGATCCAGCTCATGGAATGTGGGACTACCGGGACTCTGACAAGGAAGGCGATGGTTATCTGGGCACCGTCGATATTGTGGGGACTGGAGGTGACGGCTGGGATACATATAATGTGTCGACCACAGCCGCTGTCGTAGCTGCCGGCGCTGGCGTCCGAGTGGCCAAGCACGGCTCCAAAGCCGCCACATCCACTTCGGGCTCTGCTGATCTTTTGCTCTCTCTCGATTGTCGGCTTTCGTTTCCTGTCTCGAAAGTGCACACCTTTCTCGATCactctccttttctctttcttttcgcGCCTCATTATCATCCATCACTAGCTCACATTGCGCCTATTCGAAGAAGTCTAAACTTTCgaaccatcttcaacatcttggGGCCTCTCATCAATCCGTCAAAACCTCAACGAATGGTCTTGGGTGTTGCTAAAAAGGAATTGGGTGATACCTTTGCAGAAGTATTGAGATTGTTAAATGTAGAGAGGGCTCTAGTTGTttgtggaaaagaaggattgGACGAAATTAGTCCGGAAGGCGAAACTTGG ACCTGGTGGCTGGAAAATGGACAAATCACAACCGGCTCCATCCATCCTACTCAAGATTTTGGCCTCCCTACCCATCCTCTGTCCTCTGTCCGAGGCGCTACACCAGACCTCAATGCTTTAACATTCACGTCTATTCTCAAATTAACTTCTCCGCCAGCACACTTGGCATACCCCGTCTCTCCGGATTCTCCATCTTACCCATCCATCCTTGATTATGttcttctcaactctgCCGCTCTTTTGTATGTCTCAGGCAGAGTATCATCTTACAAGGAGGGTGTGACGCTGGCAAGAGAGAGCCTACAGAGTGGAGGTGCTTGGGCAGCGTTTGAAGGATTCAGAGATGCAAGTAGGAAAGCGATGGGTGAGTACGTGGATGTCACTGTTGTcgaggatgatggaggtGTTGCAGCAAAGAATGGGGCTGTAAAGGCTTGGTTAAAGCTTAACCGATCAAAGGCTGATACGTCCACAAACGAgagaaaaccttga
- a CDS encoding E3 ubiquitin ligase complex SCF subunit sconC: MAEKKQTVLLTTSDDEQFTVEKIVAERSAMIKTMLEDLGEQEGMPIPLPNVSSTVLTKILEWCDHHKNDPLPAADASDADDSRRKTGDIPEWDARWIQVDQEMLFEIILAANYLDIKPLLDVGCKTVANMIKGKTPEEIRKLFNITNDFTPEEEEQIRKENEWAEDR; this comes from the exons ATGGCCGAGAAGAAACAGACTGTCCTCCTCACCACTTCCGACGATGAACAATTCACAGTCGAAAAGATTGTCGCTGAACGATCTGCCATGATAAAGACCATGTTGGAAG ACCTTGGCGAACAAGAAGGAATGCCCATTCCCCTTCCCAACGTCTCTTCTACTGTCCTTACCAAGATCCTCGAATGGTGCGACCACCACAAGAATGATCCTCTTCCTGCCGCCGATGCTAGCGATGCCGATGACTCTAGAAGAAAGACTGGCGATATTCCCGAGTGGGACGCCCGATGGAT TCAAGTCGACCAGGAAATGCTTTTTGAGATCATCCTTGCTGCCAACTACCTCGACATTAAACCCCTTCT CGATGTTGGTTGCAAAACTGTAGCCAATATGATCAAGGGCAAGACTCCCGAGGAGATTCGAAAGCTCTTCAATATTACTAACGA CTTCACTCCcgaggaagaggagcagATCCGAAAGGAGAATGAGTGGGCCGAGGA CCGATAA
- a CDS encoding dihydroxyacetone kinase → MTDRHIFPDHKTLVFRSLRGLVASHPYLALIPSLKIVYRADHDASKVSLICGGGSGHEPGTVGFVGKGLLSASVAGDVFASPSARQVGEAIKRVHSDKGTILIITNYTGDNLHFGLAKLMAQSAGLKNVELVVVGDDVSVPKSRGKYVGRRCLAGITLVCKILGAGSEADLPFEDLVVLGRSISTNTASICMALDHCHVPGRSGEWHIPEGRVEIGLGLHNETGVFNLAQPPPDVLIGKLLDLLLKQDDPERSYVEFKDGDDLVLLVNNQGGMSVLEMGAVVDEVLVQLESRNIIPVRILNGTFMGSMNMPGISLSLLNLTNVTDECSSTSVSQLLQLLDAPHNSVAWPATSQIYPVPDSLKGRKREDAFVDVQEEEKEIEASGPPIYGDKEFILRAMKQAAEDVLEIEPRLTKWDTIVGDGDCGETCALGAKATLKALKDGLGSDGDLVKFFRVLTEVIDGSMGGTLGAIFSIFLAGLTTALIDATSSGQTEVTPAFFGKITSSALETLKARTAARVGHRTVMDALIPFGETLATTGDLRKATEACRIGGESTVDLQAKLGRATYVGQLEGEMPPDPGAMAFVTVAEGILKAYTN, encoded by the exons ATGACGGACAGACACATCTTCCCAGACCACAAGACGCTCGTCTTTCGCTCTCTGCGAGGACTGGTTGCTTCCCACCCTTACCTCGCGCTGATTCCCTCACTCAAAATTGTCTACCGCGCTGACCATGATGCGTCCAAGGTGTCGCTAATCTGTGGCGGCGGGTCAGGCCATGAGCCTGGCACGGTGGGTTTTGTCGGTAAAGGCTTGCTGTCGGCCAGTGTGGCTGGAGACGTGTTTGCGAGTCCCAGTGCGAGGCAGGTCGGGGAGGCTATCAAGAGGGTACACAGTGACAAGGGGACGATTTTGATCATTACGAATT ACACGGGCGATAACCTTCACTTTGGTCTCGCCAAGTTGATGGCCCAATCTGCTGGTCTCAAGAATGTAGAGTTGGTCGTGGTGGGCGACGACGTCTCTGTGCCCAAGTCTCGAGGCAAGTATGTTGGGAGAAGGTGTCTGGCTGGTATCACTTTGG TGTGCAAGATTCTAGGAGCTGGTTCTGAGGCCGACCTGCCGTTTGAAGATCTTGTGGTACTCGGTCGATCCATTTCCACAAATACTGCTTCAATTTGTATGGCTCTCGATCACTGCCACGTGCCAGGTCGGTCTGGTGAATGGCATATTCCTGAAGGGAGAGTGGAGATTGGGTTGGGGTTGCATAACGAAACG GGTGTATTCAACTTGGCCCAGCCACCTCCTGACGTGCTCATCGGCAAGCTGTTGGATCTCTTGCTTAAGCAAGATGACCCTGAAAGATCGTATGTCGAGTTTAAAGATGGCGACGATCTTGTGTTGCTTGTCAACAACCAGGGTGGCATGAGTGTACTCGAGATGGGTGCCGTAGTAGACGAGGTTCTTGTTCAGCTGG AATCTCGCAATATCATCCCAGTTCGCATTCTCAACGGCACTTTTATGGGCTCAATGAACATGCCTGGCATCTCCCTCTCCCTTCTAAACCTTACAAATGTGACAGACGAATGTTCATCTACCTCTGTCTCTCAGCTTCTCCAACTACTCGATGCTCCACACAACTCTGTGGCTTGGCCGGCTACCAGTCAGATCTACCCAGTACCAGATAGCTTGAAGGGAAGGAAACGAGAAGATGCGTTTGTGGAtgttcaagaagaagaaaaggaaattgAGGCCAGTGGCCCGCCAATATACG GCGACAAGGAATTTATCCTCAGGGCTATGAAGCAAGCTGCTGAGGATGTGTTGGAGATTGAACCACGATTGACCAAATGGGACACG ATTGTGGGCGATGGCGACTGCGGTGAAACTTGTGCTCTTGGTGCCAAAGCAACTCTTAAAGCGCTTAAAGACGGCCTGGGGTCAGATGGCGACTTGGTCAAGTTTTTCCGCGTTCTGACAGAAGTAATCGATG GTTCCATGGGAGGTACATTGGgtgccatcttttctatcttcCTGGCCGGTCTCACCACTGCTCTCATCGACGCTACCTCTTCTGGCCAGACAGAAGTGACCCCTGCCTTCTTTGGCAAGATTACTTCTAGTGCCCTCGAAACTCTCAAAGCCCGAACTGCTGCGCGTGTTGGCCACCGTACGGTTATGGACGCTCTCATTCCATTTGGAGAGACGCTCGCAACGACAGGTGATTTGAGAAAAGCCACGGAAGCTTGTAGAATTGGCGGAGAGAGTACCGTTGATCTGCAGGCGAAGCTTGGAAGAGCAACATATGTAGGACAGTTGGAAGGCGAAATGCCTCCTGATCCAGGAGCCATGGCGTTTGTAACGGTAGCTGAAGGAATCCTCAAAGCTTATACTAATTAG
- a CDS encoding pre-mRNA-splicing factor SLT11: MPAKNDINKVGVESSDFPILCETCLGPNPYVRMSKQQFGHECKICNRPFTVFRWNPGEGRMKKTEICTTCAKIKGVCQTCLLDLEYGLPTQVRDAALGRKSQAPSSDINKQYYIQNLEAQMADSPDGLSYDSEAANRTGREMLKNLARTDPYYKRNRPHICSFFVKGECKRGEECPFRHEMPQENEMKPSQQSLVDRYYGKNDPVAKKILSQNAETKGLKAPDDKSITTLLFLGLPQCDDSQVRASLIGACPFVKPSELKSVSIVETSHCAFVNFIQRPIAERVAEALAAQGGIEIEGKKARVVWGRARPQKKATIAST; this comes from the exons ATGCCCGCAAAGAACGATATCAAT AAAGTTGGAGTGGAAAGTTCAGATTTTCCAATTTT ATGTGAGACAT GTCTTGGCCCTAATCCCTACGTTCGGATG AGCAAGCAACAATTTGGACACGAATGCAAGATATGTAATCGTCCATTTACGGTGTTCCGCTGGAATCCAGGAGAGGGTcggatgaaaaagacagaaatATGTACAACATGTGCAAAAATTAAGGGCGTATGCCAGACATGTCTGCTTGACCT GGAGTATGGATTACCAACCCAAGTTCGGGATGCCGCATTAGGAAGGAAAAGCCAGGCGCCATCCTCGGACATTAATAAGC AATACTATattcaaaatcttgaagCGCAAATGGCTGATTCTCCAGATGGTCTTTCTTATGATTCTGAAGCGGCTAATCGCACCGGTCGAGAAATGCTCAAAAATCTAGCCAGAACGGACCCATActataaaagaaatagaCCTCATATTTGCAGCTTTTTCGTCAAGGGAGAGTGTAAGCGGGGTGAAGAGTGCCCTTTCAG ACATGAGATGCCacaagagaatgagatgaaaCCAAGCCAACAAAGCCTTGTTGATAGGTATTATGGAAAGAACGATCCCGTGGCGAAAAAGATCTTGAGTCAGAATGCAGAAACAAAGGGTTTGAAGGCCCCTGACGATAAATCCATC ACAACCCTTTTATTCCTAGGATTGCCTCAGTGTGATGATTCTCAAGTCAGAGCATCGCTCATTGGCGCTTGCCCGTTTGTGAAGCCTTCTGAACTGAAGTCTGTATCTATTGTCGAAACTAGCC ATTGTGCCTTTGTCAACTTTATACAGCGACCCATAGCTGAGCGCGTAGCCGAGGCTCTTGCTGCTCAAGGAGGGATAGAGATTGaagggaaaaaagccaGAGTGGTGTGGGGAAGAGCACGACCTCAAAAGAAGGCCACGATAGCATCAACATGA
- a CDS encoding uracil-DNA glycosylase, giving the protein MSPQARSIASYFIKPSAATATANVPVKRDQSSTDADRKHDAENTPTEATERVAKKPKLEDKTDAAPKVAKVTESASSTLQTKMGSTRPSTVEQLRSRLATRPGLTSLLELETSSMGEDWLLALQDEFTKPYFIKLKERVIAEQKTKKVFPPANDVYSWSRFCSLKDVRIVIIGQDPYHDDGQAHGLAFSVRKGIRIPPSLRNIYQEMSSEIPGFIVPKHGDLTEWAKHGVLLLNTSLTVRAHEAGSHASFGWDQFTAAVLRVVTNRLAPTSGDNVGGNGVVFMAWGAHAAKMCAGIDTKKHLILKSAHPSPLSASRGFFGNGHFKKANTWLEQRYGPGGGIDWKTLGAT; this is encoded by the exons ATGTCGCCACAAGCTCGCTCTATTGCATCTTATTTTATTAAGCCATCAGCCGCCACTGCCACTGCCAATGTCCCAGTCAAGCGCGACCAGAGCTCCACCGATGCTGATAGAAAGCATGACGCTGAGAATACTCCTACGGAGGCCACTGAACGAGTTGCTAAAAAACCCAAACTCGAAGACA AGACGGATGCTGCTCCCAAGGTTGCAAAAGTGACTGAGTCAGCCAGTTCTACCCTTCAGACTAAGATGGGCTCGACACGCCCGTCTACTGTAGAACAGCTTCGCAGTCGTCTGGCAACCCGTCCGGGACTGACGTCTTTGCTTGAATTGGAGACTTCTTCCATGGGGGAAGATTGGTTACTGGCTCTGCAGGATGAGTTTACCAAACCATATTTTATCAAG CTGAAAGAGCGTGTCATTGCAGAACAAAAGACCAAAAAGGTGTTTCCTCCAG CCAACGACGTGTACTCGTGGTCTCGCTTTTGTTCTCTTAAAGATGTCCGCATTGTGATAATTG GTCAAGATCCTTATCAT GATGATGGTCAAGCTCACGGCCTGGCATTTTCTGTCCGCAAAGGCATCCGTATCCCTCCATCTTTGCGCAATATCTACCAAGAGATGTCGAGTGAAATTCCAGGTTTCATTGTTCCGAAGCATGG AGATCTGACAGAATGGGCAAAACATGGAGTGTTATTACTCAATACATCTCTGACCGTACGGGCCCATGAA GCCGGTTCTCATGCCTCATTCGGCTGGGATCAGTTCACGGCGGCCGTTCTTAGGGTCGTTACCAACAGGCTTGCTCCTACTTCTGGAGACAACGTAGGTGGTAATGGTGTGGTTTTCATGGCCTGGGGTGCACATGCTGCCAAAATGTGTGCTGGTATAGATACT AAAAAACACCTTATTCTCAAGTCGGCGCATCCTAGTCCTTTGTCTGCAAGTCGAGGATTCTTTGGTAACGGTCATTTCAAAAAAGCCAACACCTGGCTTGAGCAACGATATGGACCTGGAGGCGGCATTGACTGGAAGACTCTGGGAGCTACTTGA
- a CDS encoding protein SYM1, which yields MAGLMGRYSAFLSRKPMLGNMISSAVLFATGDAVAQQFIEKKGKDHDFARTARIVAWGSLIFAPAVTVWFRTLERLPIKSRWPATFARVGLDQFAFAPCVLSGFFTAMTFMEGKNFEAAKTKWRESFVPTLQANWMLFIPFQILNMLIPLQYRLLAINAVNIPWNAFLSLQNAKGKEVESAVKSLDKKEL from the exons ATGGCAGGTCTTATGGGTCGATACTCTGCTTTTTTGTCCAGAAAACCTATGCTGGGCAACATGATCTCTTCTGCG GTTCTTTTCGCGACAGGCGATGCAGTCGCTCAACAGTTcattgagaagaagggcaaggatCATGACTTTGCTCGTACTGC ACGAATCGTCGCTTGGGGTAGTCTTATCTTTGCTCCAGCTGTGACGGTTTGGTTTAGGACTTTAGAGCGCCTCCCTATCAAGAGCCGGTGGCCTGCCACTTTTGCGCGTGTTGGTCTTGACCAGTTTGCGTTTGCGCCTTGCGTTTTGTCGG GCTTCTTTACAGCAATGACGTTTATGGAGGGCAAGAACTTTGAAGCTGCAAAAACTAAATGGCGAGAGTCTTTTGTCCCTACGTTGCAGGCGAACTGGATGCT TTTTATTCCCTTCCAAATCCTAAACATG CTCATTCCTCTCCAATACAGACTACTTGCCATCAACGCTGTCAACATTCCCTGGAATGCTTTCCTTTCCCTCCAGAACGCCAAGGGCAAGGAGGTTGAAAGTGCCGTCAAATCTCTcgacaagaaagaattgtaA